A region from the SAR86 cluster bacterium genome encodes:
- a CDS encoding type B 50S ribosomal protein L31, whose amino-acid sequence MKKDIHPEYREVLFHDTGADKYFLIRSTLETTQTKEWDDGKTYPYYPVEISSASHPFYTGKQKIIDTGGRVQKFEERFGKKK is encoded by the coding sequence ATGAAAAAAGACATACATCCTGAATACCGTGAAGTGTTGTTCCATGATACTGGAGCGGATAAATATTTTCTCATTCGTTCAACATTAGAAACTACTCAAACAAAAGAGTGGGATGATGGAAAAACCTATCCATATTATCCTGTTGAAATATCATCTGCTTCTCATCCTTTTTACACTGGTAAGCAAAAAATTATTGATACAGGTGGTAGAGTACAGAAATTTGAAGAAAGGTTTGGTAAGAAAAAATAA
- the dut gene encoding dUTP diphosphatase, translating into MIDIKLKIISPLIGKKIPLPKYETKGSAGLDLRACIEDKLILNPGKTELIPMGFAMHLADEGLAALVVPRSGLGSKHGIVLGNLVGLIDSDYQGELMVPAWNRSDQEFTIHSGDRIAQMIIVPVLQANFEIVEEFIESKRGNKGFGSSGVN; encoded by the coding sequence TTGATAGACATAAAATTAAAAATAATTAGTCCGCTTATTGGAAAAAAAATACCACTACCAAAATATGAAACTAAAGGTTCTGCAGGACTTGATCTGCGAGCATGTATTGAGGATAAGTTAATTTTAAATCCAGGCAAAACAGAACTTATACCAATGGGTTTTGCAATGCATCTAGCAGACGAAGGTTTAGCGGCGCTTGTTGTTCCAAGATCTGGACTTGGTTCTAAGCACGGAATAGTGCTTGGAAACTTAGTTGGATTAATAGATTCTGACTATCAAGGCGAGCTCATGGTTCCAGCTTGGAATAGGTCTGACCAAGAGTTTACAATTCATTCAGGTGATCGAATAGCACAAATGATTATTGTTCCTGTATTACAAGCGAACTTTGAAATTGTTGAAGAATTTATAGAATCAAAAAGGGGTAATAAAGGATTTGGGAGTTCAGGTGTAAATTGA